The genomic segment ATGGATGAAGGGACTCTATGAAAGGGTGTTAAGCAAAGCTGATTTTACACGGGCAATCAGTGAACGCCACTATGAACACCCCTGGCAGCTGCGGCAGAAAAACCAGTTTCTTGTTGACAAAACAGACGGAATGCTTATGGTTTATGATGAAGAAACACCCGGATCGCCTCGTTATTATCTTGAGGCTGCGCGAAGGAAGAGACGAACGTCATCCTATCCTGTTCAAATGATAAACCGTTTTGATCTGGAAGATGCATCAGTGGATATGCAGCAGCAAAATCCGGATTACTGGTCTCAGTCGTGATTGACAAGGAAGGGTAAATTTGAAAGAATAAAGAAAGATCCGAGCCGAGGTGAATGACATGGCGGAACAGAAGACAGTCAGACTGACAAAGAATGATATTCTGCATAAAGAATTTAAAACCAGTTTCCATGGTTATCAGCAGGAAGAAGTGGATCAGTTTCTTGATCTTGTAATTAATGACTATGATGTATTTAATGCTGAAATTTTACGCCTTCGAGAGGAAAACAAACGATTACGAAATGAACTTGTGACAGGAAGTGAGGAATCAAAAAACCGGTCTTTTCTGGAAAACCAGGGACAGACGAATTACGATATACTCAAGCGGCTGTCCAATCTGGAGAAGCATGTTTTCGGCAGCAAACTGGGAGAATAATGAATCAGCAAATAAGGGTTGATTCTTTTCATTATATGGATTATAATCATTATCTGTGACATTGTTCGTGTTCGGGTGATCGCTGTATTCTTTAAAGAATATAGAGGAAAGTCCATGCTCGCACGGCCTGTGATGGCCGTAGTGTTCGTGCCTGGCCAAGTCATAAGCCAGGGTAGTCTGGATTTATCCGGGCTAACGGCAGAAGAACAGCCTGTGTCCACTGTGGATATGGTTCAGTATTCTTGAAAGTGCCATAGTGACGAATTCTTCTGGAAACGGAAGAAGTGGAACGCGGTAAACCCCTCGAGCGGGAAACTCAAACTTGGTAGAGGAACCCTTTGGAAGGAATCAAACGGAAAAAGGGACAGAGTTCATTCTGTAGATAGATGATTGCCGCTTTTGTACGAGGAGCTGTTGCTCTGATTGAGTGCGAAAGTACAGAACATGGCTTACAGAACATGAATAATGCATTTATTGAAAAAAAGCCCTTTATGGGCTTTTTTTATTAGACTTTAAAGAAGTATACAATTTTTGAAAAAAAGGTTCAGAAAAACCAGGCCTCTGGCAGCGCCTTCGACTTGCCAGTCGGCACGTTTTTCTTCAGAATAATTGACGCACTCGGATTTTTAAAGGACTGTGCGTTCCGGGAGGAAATGGGTGTGGCAGGCGAACTGACACTGATTGCAACAACAGCGATGGGCCTTGAATCTGTTGCTGCAGAGGAATTGAGAAGATTAGGTTACCAGGACTTACAAGTGGAGAACGGAAAAATTACATTTCCGGCTTCTCCTCAAGATATATGCCGGACGAATCTCTGGCTGAGAACAGCAGACCGCATTCGCCTGAGGATCGGGATGTTCAGGGCAACCACCTTTGACAGCCTGTTTGAACAAACCAAAGCGCTTCCCTGGCCGGACATTTTACCGGAAGACGCAGCCTTTCCAGTCACCGGAAAGTCGCATAAATCGATTTTACACAGCGTGCCGGATTGCCAGTCCATTGTAAAAAAAGCCATTGTTGAGTCTATGAAGATGCGCTACAGAAAATCATGGTTTGATGAGCAGGGACCGCTGTATAAAATTCAGGTTGCTCTGGAGAAAGATATTGCAACGCTGTCCATTGATACAAGTGGGGACGGTCTGCACAAACGTGGTTATCGGCAGTTACACAGCCTTGCTCCCTTAAAGGAAACTCTGGCGAGTGCGATGATCCTGCTGAGCCGGTGGACACCTGACCGTCCTTTGGTGGATCCATTCTGTGGATCAGGGACGATTCCCATTGAAGCAGCGATGATCGGTCAGAACATCGCACCAGGGTTTAACCGGTCATTTATTTCCGAACAGTGGTCGATCGTCTCCGCAGCACACTGGACCGCCGCACGTGAAGAAGTGGAAAATCTGGCCAATTATGACCAGCTACTGGACATTAACGGCAGCGATATTGACCATAAAATGGTCGAACTGTCTGAACATAATGCGCGTGAGGCGGGATTAAGCGGCCTGATCACTTTCAAACAGATGCAGGCCGGGGATTTTACAACAAAAAAGGGATCAGGATACATGATCGGAAATCCCCCCTACGGGCAGCGAATCGGTGACAGAGAGCAGATTGAAAGCATTTGCCGTGATCTTGGCAGGATTTACAGAGCTTATGAGACGTGGTCTTTTTACTTCATTTCAGCCTGTGAAGATTTTGAGAGACTTTTCGGTCGTAAAGCCAGTAAGAAGAGGAAATTGTACAACGGCCGAATACGAACAGATTATTATCAGTATTTTGGAAGAAAGCATCCCTTTTCTGAAAAACATCATTAACGGATGGATTTTTCAGCAATTCAGGTATGAAATTTCATTCTTCAGGTCACAACGGCCTGGAGCAGGATATATAAAGATGCAGATCGAACATAGACAGAGGC from the Sporolactobacillus sp. Y61 genome contains:
- a CDS encoding DUF1273 domain-containing protein, giving the protein MTGYKATELGIHSEDHPGISVLRYCLKTHMRNLVEEGADWFVISGQAGMELWAGETCLALKEEYPGIRLAVLAPFLNQSEHYAEWMKGLYERVLSKADFTRAISERHYEHPWQLRQKNQFLVDKTDGMLMVYDEETPGSPRYYLEAARRKRRTSSYPVQMINRFDLEDASVDMQQQNPDYWSQS
- the gpsB gene encoding cell division regulator GpsB, with product MAEQKTVRLTKNDILHKEFKTSFHGYQQEEVDQFLDLVINDYDVFNAEILRLREENKRLRNELVTGSEESKNRSFLENQGQTNYDILKRLSNLEKHVFGSKLGE
- a CDS encoding class I SAM-dependent RNA methyltransferase; the protein is MAGELTLIATTAMGLESVAAEELRRLGYQDLQVENGKITFPASPQDICRTNLWLRTADRIRLRIGMFRATTFDSLFEQTKALPWPDILPEDAAFPVTGKSHKSILHSVPDCQSIVKKAIVESMKMRYRKSWFDEQGPLYKIQVALEKDIATLSIDTSGDGLHKRGYRQLHSLAPLKETLASAMILLSRWTPDRPLVDPFCGSGTIPIEAAMIGQNIAPGFNRSFISEQWSIVSAAHWTAAREEVENLANYDQLLDINGSDIDHKMVELSEHNAREAGLSGLITFKQMQAGDFTTKKGSGYMIGNPPYGQRIGDREQIESICRDLGRIYRAYETWSFYFISACEDFERLFGRKASKKRKLYNGRIRTDYYQYFGRKHPFSEKHH